The following are from one region of the Hemitrygon akajei chromosome 31, sHemAka1.3, whole genome shotgun sequence genome:
- the LOC140719127 gene encoding casein kinase I isoform X1 — protein MELRVGNKYRLGRKIGSGSFGDIYLGANIATGEEVAIKLECVKTKHPQLHIESKFYKMMQGGVGIPSIKWCGAEGDYNVMVMELLGPSLEDLFNFCSRKFSLKTVLLLADQMISRIEYIHSKNFIHRDVKPDNFLMGLGKKGNLVYIIDFGLAKKYRDARTHQHIPYRENKNLTGTARYASINTHLGIEQSRRDDLESLGYVLMYFNLGSLPWQGLKAATKRQKYERISEKKMSTPIEVLCKSYPSEFSTYLNFCRSLRFDDKPDYSYLRQLFRNLFHRQGFSYDYVFDWNMLKFGAGRTPEESERERREHEREERVVQTRSSATRALPPGTGAGAVGNRLRNGQDTVLPTQATRAQQSANTSPRPISRAERERKVSMRLHRGAPANVSSSDLTARQDVSRISVSQTSMPFEHLAK, from the exons GTGCAAACATAGCGACTGGAGAAGAGGTTGCAATAAAGTTGGAATGTGTCAAAACGAAACACCCACAGCTCCATATCGAGAGCAAGTTTTACAAAATGATGCAAGGAGGAG TCGGAATTCCTTCAATTAAATGGTGTGGTGCAGAAGGAGATTATAATGTGATGGTCATGGAGCTGCTCGGTCCCAGTCTCGAGGATCTGTTCAATTTCTGTTCACGCAAGTTCAGCCTAAAGACTGTGCTTCTCCTTGCAGACCAGATG atCAGTCGAATTGAGTACATTCATTCCAAGAACTTCATCCACCGTGATGTTAAGCCAGACAACTTCCTCATGGGCTTGGGCAAAAAGGGGAACCTGGTTTATATCATCGACTTTGGCCTGGCCAAAAAATATCGCGATGCACGGACTCACCAGCATATCCCTTATCGGGAAAACAAAAATCTGACGGGCACAGCTCGGTACGCCTCCATCAACACCCATCTGGGCATTG AACAAAGTCGCCGTGATGACCTGGAGTCACTGGGTTACGTCCTGATGTATTTTAACTTGGGCTCGTTGCCATGGCAGGGACTGAAAGCAGCGACAAAACGGCAGAAGTACGAGCGCATCAGTGAGAAAAAGATGTCAACTCCAATCGAAGTTTTGTGCAAGAGCTATCCGT CTGAGTTTTCTACCTACCTGAACTTCTGTCGCTCCTTGCGTTTTGATGACAAGCCTGATTATTCGTACCTGCGCCAGCTTTTCAGGAATCTTTTCCACCGACAGGGCTTCTCATACGACTACGTCTTTGATTGGAACATGCTGAAGTTT GGCGCAGGTCGTACCCCAGAGGAAAGTGAGCGTGAACGCAGAGAGCATGAGCGGGAAGAGCGCGTGGTGCAGACGCGCAGCTCGGCAACACGAGCTCTCCCACCCGGAACAGGAGCCGGTGCAGTTGGCAACCGGTTACGGAATGGACAAGACACAGTCCTCCCTACACAGGCCACTCGTGCCCAGCAGTCTG CAAATACCTCACCAAGGCCCATATCCCGAGCCGAACGAGAGCGCAAGGTTAGCATGAGGCTGCATAGAGGTGCTCCAGCCAACGTTTCGTCCTCAGACCTTACAGCACGGCAGGATGTGTCACGCATTTCGGTATCGCAG ACCAGCATGCCCTTTGAACATCTGGCAAAGTGA
- the LOC140719127 gene encoding casein kinase I isoform X2, producing the protein MELRVGNKYRLGRKIGSGSFGDIYLGANIATGEEVAIKLECVKTKHPQLHIESKFYKMMQGGVGIPSIKWCGAEGDYNVMVMELLGPSLEDLFNFCSRKFSLKTVLLLADQMISRIEYIHSKNFIHRDVKPDNFLMGLGKKGNLVYIIDFGLAKKYRDARTHQHIPYRENKNLTGTARYASINTHLGIEQSRRDDLESLGYVLMYFNLGSLPWQGLKAATKRQKYERISEKKMSTPIEVLCKSYPSEFSTYLNFCRSLRFDDKPDYSYLRQLFRNLFHRQGFSYDYVFDWNMLKFGAGRTPEESERERREHEREERVVQTRSSATRALPPGTGAGAVGNRLRNGQDTVLPTQATRAQQSANTSPRPISRAERERKVSMRLHRGAPANVSSSDLTARQDVSRISVSQHAL; encoded by the exons GTGCAAACATAGCGACTGGAGAAGAGGTTGCAATAAAGTTGGAATGTGTCAAAACGAAACACCCACAGCTCCATATCGAGAGCAAGTTTTACAAAATGATGCAAGGAGGAG TCGGAATTCCTTCAATTAAATGGTGTGGTGCAGAAGGAGATTATAATGTGATGGTCATGGAGCTGCTCGGTCCCAGTCTCGAGGATCTGTTCAATTTCTGTTCACGCAAGTTCAGCCTAAAGACTGTGCTTCTCCTTGCAGACCAGATG atCAGTCGAATTGAGTACATTCATTCCAAGAACTTCATCCACCGTGATGTTAAGCCAGACAACTTCCTCATGGGCTTGGGCAAAAAGGGGAACCTGGTTTATATCATCGACTTTGGCCTGGCCAAAAAATATCGCGATGCACGGACTCACCAGCATATCCCTTATCGGGAAAACAAAAATCTGACGGGCACAGCTCGGTACGCCTCCATCAACACCCATCTGGGCATTG AACAAAGTCGCCGTGATGACCTGGAGTCACTGGGTTACGTCCTGATGTATTTTAACTTGGGCTCGTTGCCATGGCAGGGACTGAAAGCAGCGACAAAACGGCAGAAGTACGAGCGCATCAGTGAGAAAAAGATGTCAACTCCAATCGAAGTTTTGTGCAAGAGCTATCCGT CTGAGTTTTCTACCTACCTGAACTTCTGTCGCTCCTTGCGTTTTGATGACAAGCCTGATTATTCGTACCTGCGCCAGCTTTTCAGGAATCTTTTCCACCGACAGGGCTTCTCATACGACTACGTCTTTGATTGGAACATGCTGAAGTTT GGCGCAGGTCGTACCCCAGAGGAAAGTGAGCGTGAACGCAGAGAGCATGAGCGGGAAGAGCGCGTGGTGCAGACGCGCAGCTCGGCAACACGAGCTCTCCCACCCGGAACAGGAGCCGGTGCAGTTGGCAACCGGTTACGGAATGGACAAGACACAGTCCTCCCTACACAGGCCACTCGTGCCCAGCAGTCTG CAAATACCTCACCAAGGCCCATATCCCGAGCCGAACGAGAGCGCAAGGTTAGCATGAGGCTGCATAGAGGTGCTCCAGCCAACGTTTCGTCCTCAGACCTTACAGCACGGCAGGATGTGTCACGCATTTCGGTATCGCAG CATGCCCTTTGA